A window from Planococcus maritimus encodes these proteins:
- the dnaG gene encoding DNA primase, translating to MSNRIPEEVIEEIRSKADIVDVVGEYVQLTKRGRNWFGLCPFHGESTPSFSVTADKQIFHCFGCGAGGNAITFLMDIENINFQEALAKLGERSGIEVDVQSSEGKGAAQARNDDPLILMHEFAADMYHHILLNTEEGQAALDYLENRGFTQEIIEKYRIGWALPEWNYMEVALRRKGYDDEQLEASGLAIKREKSDGWFDRFRGRIMFPIMNENGKAIAFSGRVLEQSKQEAKYMNSPESPIFQKSQVLYNVHLARGAIRKNRKIILFEGFMDVIAAGKAGIDNALATMGTSLTSQHIRQMKRFAQEVVVCFDGDDAGWEAAKRAAVPLEEANFKVGIAVLPNGMDPDDYVRQNGADAFREHIIEKPQTFIAFAMMHARRHKNFQYENDLLQYIQEVLQLLAGKSSPVERDLYIKQLSAETKLSEEAILQQYRRLETRSIERSRPKAAESVQAAPRREQKKITSLHRAERLLFAHALADPAVMDKLAREVETIPFISEEYQALYVQLLGFYEEWEKADFHKFLETLTDQELRKLVMETALAERDPDHPEEEIEDCLKHLNKHRIEQQINLKIQQSKEAEKQHDLKRALLLAQEVIALRKSL from the coding sequence GTGTCCAATCGAATTCCTGAAGAAGTAATCGAAGAAATCCGTTCCAAAGCGGATATTGTGGATGTTGTGGGCGAATATGTCCAATTGACAAAAAGGGGCCGCAATTGGTTCGGCCTCTGCCCGTTCCACGGGGAAAGTACACCGTCATTTTCTGTGACGGCTGATAAACAGATCTTCCATTGCTTTGGCTGCGGAGCTGGCGGCAACGCCATTACGTTCTTGATGGATATTGAAAACATTAACTTCCAGGAAGCACTGGCCAAATTAGGCGAGCGCTCAGGAATCGAAGTCGATGTGCAGTCAAGCGAAGGCAAAGGTGCAGCACAAGCTAGAAATGACGACCCGCTCATTTTGATGCATGAATTCGCTGCCGATATGTACCATCACATTTTGCTGAACACTGAAGAAGGGCAAGCAGCACTTGATTATTTGGAAAATCGAGGCTTCACTCAGGAAATCATCGAAAAATACCGCATCGGCTGGGCTCTTCCAGAATGGAACTATATGGAAGTGGCGCTGCGCAGAAAAGGGTATGATGATGAACAGCTTGAAGCGAGCGGACTTGCCATCAAACGTGAGAAATCCGATGGTTGGTTTGACCGTTTCCGCGGCCGTATCATGTTTCCCATCATGAACGAGAATGGCAAGGCTATTGCCTTTTCGGGGAGGGTCCTTGAACAGTCGAAACAAGAAGCGAAATACATGAACAGCCCGGAGTCGCCGATCTTCCAAAAAAGCCAAGTTCTCTATAACGTTCATTTAGCACGCGGCGCGATCCGGAAAAACAGGAAAATCATCTTATTTGAAGGATTCATGGACGTCATCGCCGCTGGAAAAGCTGGCATCGACAACGCGCTCGCTACCATGGGGACCTCGCTGACTTCACAGCATATCCGCCAGATGAAACGTTTTGCACAGGAAGTGGTTGTGTGCTTCGATGGCGATGATGCCGGATGGGAAGCGGCAAAACGGGCGGCTGTTCCGCTCGAGGAAGCGAATTTCAAAGTCGGGATTGCGGTGTTGCCGAATGGCATGGACCCCGATGATTATGTCCGTCAAAACGGTGCCGATGCTTTTCGGGAGCACATTATCGAAAAGCCGCAAACCTTTATCGCTTTTGCGATGATGCATGCGCGCCGTCACAAGAACTTCCAATATGAAAACGATCTCCTTCAATACATTCAAGAGGTGCTTCAGTTATTGGCTGGAAAATCCTCTCCTGTTGAAAGGGATTTGTATATTAAGCAGCTGTCGGCCGAAACCAAGCTTTCAGAAGAAGCCATTTTGCAGCAGTACAGGCGCTTAGAAACACGCAGCATTGAACGCAGCCGGCCAAAAGCAGCGGAATCGGTCCAGGCAGCTCCTAGAAGAGAGCAAAAGAAAATTACGTCGCTGCACCGGGCAGAACGGTTATTGTTTGCTCATGCACTTGCAGACCCCGCCGTAATGGACAAGCTGGCCCGTGAAGTAGAAACCATCCCGTTCATCAGCGAGGAATACCAAGCGCTGTATGTTCAGCTGCTCGGATTTTACGAAGAATGGGAAAAGGCAGATTTTCATAAGTTTCTGGAAACCCTGACAGACCAGGAGCTCCGGAAGCTCGTGATGGAGACAGCTTTAGCTGAAAGAGACCCCGATCACCCGGAAGAAGAGATTGAAGATTGTTTGAAGCATTTGAATAAGCATCGCATCGAGCAACAAATTAATTTAAAAATCCAGCAATCAAAAGAAGCGGAAAAACAGCATGATTTGAAGCGCGCTTTGCTTCTAGCACAAGAAGTGATTGCTTTACGGAAATCATTGTAG